The following proteins are encoded in a genomic region of Spirosoma sp. SC4-14:
- a CDS encoding M1 family metallopeptidase has translation MTSAGKGFMGLLICVLFGQFCRAQPYIAPPQQFTHADSLRGSLRPERTSYDVVFYDLNLSVDPATKRIDGSNTIRYKVVQPTQRIQVDLFANMAVTAIVQNGRQLTYTRDQNALFITLPAQQSVGQLCELTIKYAGSPIVAQNPPWDGGFVWRTDTTTRQRADWVTVACEGIGASLWWPNKDHLSDEPDSMRIRCRVPKGLICVSNGKLIGQQPTPDGLQTEWTWFVHYPINNYDVTLNITDYAHIADTYTARDGQKLALDYYVLPGNVQKAKIHFEQVKTMLACYETYFGSYPFWKDGYKLVETPYWGMEHQSAIAYGNQYQNNAFGFDYIIIHESGHEYFGNSLSCADHAEMWIHESFTTYAEALFVEYTAGKDRAIAYLNTQRKLIRNEYPMIGPLGVNYEQKDTDIYYKGSWMLHTLRYAVGNDIKWFAALKALAVEKRLSIVHTDEVISFLCERTGVNLRPLFNQYLHYPKLPVLEYKINAKHDGELLLSYRWVADAAGFNLPVSIQTEPGNWQTIRPTQQWTTTTLKLTLNRLMFEMNKGLFDLRNVLIH, from the coding sequence GATGTTGTTTTCTATGACCTGAACCTCAGCGTTGACCCCGCAACTAAACGAATTGACGGCAGTAATACCATCCGCTATAAAGTAGTTCAGCCAACCCAGCGGATTCAGGTCGATCTGTTTGCCAATATGGCCGTAACAGCCATCGTCCAGAATGGTCGGCAACTGACCTACACCCGCGACCAAAATGCCCTATTTATTACGCTCCCGGCGCAGCAATCTGTCGGACAATTGTGTGAGTTAACAATCAAGTATGCGGGAAGCCCTATTGTTGCTCAGAACCCACCCTGGGATGGTGGATTTGTGTGGCGAACCGATACAACAACCCGTCAGCGCGCCGACTGGGTAACGGTTGCCTGCGAAGGAATTGGAGCCAGCCTGTGGTGGCCTAACAAAGACCACCTGTCCGATGAGCCCGATTCGATGCGTATTCGCTGCCGGGTTCCGAAAGGTCTTATCTGCGTATCGAATGGAAAACTGATTGGGCAGCAACCAACACCAGATGGGTTGCAAACCGAATGGACATGGTTTGTTCATTATCCCATCAATAACTACGACGTTACACTCAACATTACCGATTACGCCCATATTGCCGACACCTACACCGCTCGCGACGGACAAAAATTAGCACTCGACTATTACGTTCTGCCCGGTAACGTTCAGAAAGCCAAAATACACTTCGAGCAGGTCAAAACCATGCTGGCCTGCTATGAAACCTATTTCGGCAGCTATCCTTTCTGGAAAGATGGCTATAAACTGGTAGAAACGCCCTACTGGGGTATGGAGCACCAAAGCGCCATTGCCTATGGGAACCAGTATCAAAATAATGCCTTTGGTTTCGACTACATCATTATTCATGAAAGCGGCCACGAATATTTTGGCAACAGTTTAAGCTGTGCTGACCACGCCGAAATGTGGATTCATGAATCCTTTACGACCTACGCCGAAGCCTTGTTTGTCGAATACACGGCGGGCAAAGATCGAGCCATTGCTTACCTGAATACGCAGCGGAAGCTTATCCGAAACGAATACCCAATGATCGGGCCACTGGGCGTAAACTACGAACAGAAAGATACGGATATTTACTACAAAGGTTCCTGGATGCTGCATACCCTTCGTTATGCCGTTGGTAACGATATCAAATGGTTTGCGGCCCTCAAAGCGCTGGCCGTTGAAAAGCGGCTCTCCATCGTGCATACCGACGAGGTGATTAGTTTCCTATGCGAAAGAACCGGCGTTAACCTTCGGCCGCTTTTTAACCAATACCTGCATTATCCGAAACTGCCCGTTCTGGAATATAAAATCAATGCCAAACACGATGGGGAACTGCTGCTGAGCTACCGATGGGTTGCCGATGCGGCCGGTTTCAATCTTCCCGTATCGATACAAACCGAGCCCGGCAACTGGCAAACCATTCGCCCAACGCAACAATGGACAACCACTACCCTTAAACTAACGCTCAACCGGTTGATGTTCGAGATGAACAAGGGCCTGTTCGACCTACGAAACGTACTGATCCACTAG
- a CDS encoding 5'-nucleotidase C-terminal domain-containing protein, with product MRKHLLLLAFVGLTACNPGSYHLTNRTANRIGVDSVAAKTDSSLANFLTPYRQGLDKAMNEVLTRSTDRIEKGQPDGPLNDLLTDALLQQASQRYGKPIDCSHLNYGGIRNNLPAGNITVGSVFEVMPFDNQTVVLTLKGDMLQQLLNHFAHGNKLVVGGLRAKIHNDQVTSVTFTNGRTLQPNETYTVAMSDYVADGGDEAGFLKNPVKRENINYLVRDALIDYFRNQGKTGQPINPVSDGRISLE from the coding sequence ATGAGAAAACACCTATTGTTACTGGCATTTGTTGGTTTAACAGCCTGTAACCCCGGCAGCTACCACCTCACGAACCGAACGGCCAACCGCATTGGCGTCGATTCGGTTGCGGCCAAAACCGATAGTAGCCTCGCCAATTTTCTGACACCCTATCGACAGGGTCTCGATAAGGCTATGAATGAAGTATTGACCCGTTCGACTGACCGTATCGAAAAAGGCCAGCCCGACGGCCCACTGAACGACTTGCTCACCGATGCGTTGCTTCAGCAGGCCAGCCAACGCTATGGCAAACCCATCGACTGTTCGCACCTGAACTACGGTGGTATTCGAAACAACCTGCCCGCTGGCAACATCACGGTCGGTTCAGTGTTTGAAGTTATGCCTTTCGACAATCAGACCGTTGTTCTGACCCTGAAAGGCGATATGCTTCAACAGTTGCTTAACCATTTTGCTCATGGCAACAAACTGGTTGTAGGAGGATTACGAGCCAAAATCCATAACGACCAGGTAACATCGGTTACCTTTACCAATGGGCGAACACTGCAACCCAACGAAACCTATACTGTAGCCATGAGCGATTACGTAGCCGATGGGGGCGACGAGGCCGGTTTTCTGAAAAATCCGGTCAAGCGCGAAAATATCAACTATCTAGTCCGCGACGCTCTGATCGATTATTTTCGCAATCAGGGCAAAACCGGCCAACCCATTAATCCTGTTTCCGATGGACGCATTAGCCTCGAATAG
- a CDS encoding metallophosphatase, whose product MDALASNRRQFLKLLGTAAVVGSVAPDVLAHSTKPKTTLLTILHTNDVHSRLDPFPMDGSRNAGKGGVARRATLINQIRQEQKNVLLFDAGDVFQGTPYFNLYKGEPEVLAMNRLGYDAGTIGNHDFDGGIDNMVTQFGKASFPLLIANYDFKNTVMDGHSMPYKVFDKDGVRVGVFGLGIQPEGLIPKNAYKETKYLDPVEIGNDTAAKLRMEKKCDYVICLSHLGFKYNEPTISDNVLAAKTRNIDLIIGGHTHTFLDAPVAVNNLDSEPVWINQVGFAGINLGRIDLAFDKGKAVSGTGKALEVK is encoded by the coding sequence ATGGACGCATTAGCCTCGAATAGACGCCAGTTTCTGAAACTCCTTGGCACAGCCGCCGTTGTTGGCTCGGTAGCTCCCGATGTGCTGGCCCATAGTACAAAACCCAAAACGACGTTGCTGACCATTTTGCACACCAACGACGTACACAGCCGACTCGATCCGTTTCCGATGGATGGTAGCCGCAACGCAGGTAAAGGGGGCGTAGCTCGTCGGGCAACGCTGATCAACCAGATCCGGCAGGAACAAAAGAATGTATTGCTGTTCGATGCGGGCGATGTGTTTCAGGGAACACCGTATTTCAATCTGTATAAAGGGGAACCCGAAGTATTGGCGATGAACCGTCTTGGCTACGATGCGGGCACTATTGGCAATCACGACTTCGATGGTGGTATCGACAACATGGTCACGCAATTCGGTAAAGCCAGCTTTCCGTTATTGATTGCGAACTACGACTTCAAAAATACAGTAATGGACGGGCATTCTATGCCCTATAAAGTATTTGACAAAGATGGCGTTCGGGTGGGTGTTTTCGGACTCGGTATCCAACCTGAAGGGCTTATCCCGAAAAATGCCTATAAAGAAACGAAGTACCTCGATCCGGTTGAAATTGGGAACGACACTGCCGCCAAACTTCGAATGGAAAAGAAATGCGATTATGTAATTTGCCTCTCGCACCTGGGTTTCAAATACAACGAGCCTACCATTTCCGACAATGTGCTGGCAGCCAAAACCCGCAACATCGACCTTATTATTGGTGGCCATACCCACACCTTTCTGGATGCGCCCGTAGCTGTCAACAACCTCGATAGCGAGCCCGTATGGATCAATCAGGTAGGGTTTGCAGGCATTAATCTGGGTCGAATTGATCTAGCTTTCGACAAAGGGAAAGCCGTTTCGGGCACCGGAAAAGCCCTCGAAGTAAAGTAA
- the purQ gene encoding phosphoribosylformylglycinamidine synthase subunit PurQ yields the protein MKFGVVVFPGSNCDQDAVDTLELMGQKVVKLWHKDHDLQGCDFIMLPGGFSYGDYLRTGAVARFSPIMNEVIAHANRGGYLMGICNGFQILAEARLVPGVLLQNANQKYICKNIYLTPQSPDALLTAGLDRSAYKIPMAHGDGRYFADADTLKELNDNGQVLFRYCDETGAITEAANPNGSLENIAGVTNKGKNVFGMMPHPERAADPLLGNTDGRLILDQILKAVLV from the coding sequence ATGAAATTTGGCGTTGTTGTTTTTCCCGGTTCTAACTGCGATCAGGATGCCGTTGATACGCTGGAACTGATGGGCCAGAAAGTCGTTAAACTCTGGCATAAAGATCATGATCTGCAAGGTTGCGACTTTATTATGCTACCCGGTGGGTTTTCCTATGGCGATTACCTGCGTACGGGAGCAGTAGCCCGTTTTTCGCCGATCATGAACGAAGTGATCGCCCATGCCAACCGGGGAGGCTATCTGATGGGCATCTGCAACGGATTCCAGATCCTGGCCGAAGCACGGCTGGTGCCGGGGGTGCTGCTTCAGAATGCCAATCAAAAATACATCTGCAAAAATATTTACCTGACTCCTCAGTCGCCCGATGCGCTGCTGACTGCAGGGCTGGATCGTTCGGCCTATAAAATTCCAATGGCGCACGGCGACGGACGCTATTTTGCCGATGCCGATACACTTAAGGAACTGAACGATAACGGTCAGGTGCTGTTCCGCTATTGCGACGAAACCGGTGCCATTACCGAAGCAGCCAACCCGAACGGTAGCCTCGAAAACATTGCGGGCGTTACCAACAAAGGTAAGAATGTGTTTGGTATGATGCCGCACCCCGAACGCGCTGCCGACCCACTTCTTGGCAATACCGACGGCCGCCTGATTCTGGATCAGATTCTGAAAGCCGTTCTGGTTTAA
- a CDS encoding alkene reductase, translated as MAQKLFAEAILGKLTLQNHIVMAPMTRNRATADHIPTDIMATYYAQRASVGLIISEGVGPSPNGEGYARIPGIHSAAQVEAWKNVTDAVHAKGGKIFAQLMHTGRIGHSLHLGENAEIIAPSALAAAGEIYTDTDGMLPHPTPRALTTEEVKQTIQEFVNASVNAVEAGFDGVELHGANGYLIEQFISPDSNHRTDEYGGTIENRSRFLLEIAEEAGKAIGLHKVGVRLSPYGVFNDIKPYAEVDETYTYIAQKLNEIGVVYLHLVDHSSMGAPIVPDAIVNAIREAYKGSLILSGGYDAERAEAALQSGLANLIAFGRPLIANPDFVERLKTGAELNQPDFSTFYSPGEKGYTDYPVLEAVASK; from the coding sequence ATGGCACAAAAACTTTTTGCGGAAGCAATACTGGGTAAGCTGACGCTCCAGAATCACATTGTTATGGCCCCAATGACCCGCAACCGGGCAACTGCCGATCATATTCCGACCGACATTATGGCTACCTATTATGCACAGCGGGCTTCGGTTGGGCTAATAATTTCGGAAGGTGTTGGCCCATCGCCCAATGGCGAAGGGTATGCTCGTATTCCAGGAATCCACAGTGCTGCACAGGTCGAAGCCTGGAAGAACGTAACGGATGCTGTTCATGCCAAAGGGGGTAAGATTTTTGCTCAACTGATGCATACCGGCCGTATTGGCCATTCGCTGCATCTGGGCGAAAATGCCGAAATTATAGCGCCATCGGCATTAGCGGCTGCTGGCGAAATTTATACGGATACCGATGGTATGCTGCCGCATCCAACGCCACGGGCGCTGACAACTGAAGAGGTGAAACAAACCATACAGGAGTTTGTCAACGCTTCCGTAAATGCAGTAGAAGCGGGTTTCGATGGCGTAGAGCTTCATGGTGCCAATGGCTATCTGATTGAACAGTTTATCAGTCCTGATTCCAACCATCGTACCGACGAATACGGCGGTACTATTGAAAACCGTAGCCGGTTCCTGCTCGAAATTGCCGAAGAGGCCGGCAAAGCAATTGGTCTCCATAAGGTGGGTGTTCGGCTATCGCCATACGGGGTCTTCAACGACATTAAACCTTATGCCGAGGTGGATGAGACCTATACCTATATTGCGCAAAAACTCAATGAAATTGGTGTTGTTTACCTACACCTGGTCGACCATTCATCGATGGGGGCACCCATTGTGCCCGATGCAATAGTAAATGCCATTCGGGAAGCCTACAAAGGCTCACTGATTTTGAGTGGTGGCTACGATGCCGAACGGGCCGAAGCGGCTTTGCAGAGTGGTCTTGCCAATCTGATTGCGTTTGGTCGGCCATTAATTGCCAATCCTGATTTTGTGGAGCGGCTCAAGACCGGTGCAGAACTGAATCAACCCGATTTTTCGACGTTCTATTCGCCTGGCGAAAAAGGCTATACCGATTATCCGGTGCTCGAAGCCGTGGCCAGTAAATAG
- a CDS encoding metalloregulator ArsR/SmtB family transcription factor — MENRFVEKATGAIADKYRLTILMELSDKGSLTASDIQQLTGLSQPCVSHHVKLLTDSGLVNSQKEGRNLHLTLNKESLQQLSDFIEKLT, encoded by the coding sequence ATGGAGAATCGTTTTGTTGAAAAAGCTACGGGTGCCATTGCCGACAAATATCGACTGACAATTTTAATGGAGCTTTCAGATAAAGGAAGCCTGACCGCATCCGATATTCAGCAACTGACCGGATTGTCGCAGCCATGCGTGTCGCACCATGTTAAGTTATTGACCGACAGTGGATTGGTTAATTCGCAGAAAGAAGGGCGAAACCTTCATTTGACGTTGAATAAAGAATCGCTTCAGCAGCTATCGGATTTCATCGAAAAGCTAACCTGA
- a CDS encoding CotH kinase family protein, translating to MRTNSICLIVVLFLATGSLLAQSFSSSVLPILLINTNGQTIPDEPKIVADLQLIDNGSGKLNSLTDKPAFSSKIGIELRGATSQQFFPKKPYGFELRDSTGENSVNASLLGMPSESDWVLNATYNDKTLIRETLTYDLNRQLSSYYTPRYRYCEVVLNGSYAGLYILFEKIKRDKNRINISNIKPTDVSGDALTGGYIFKIDKTEGSPSRSWVSAYKGIKGQAIPIQIDRPKPDDLAEEQFQYAKRFVTDFENALQGNNYLDSATGYRKYINDDSFVDYLLLTEICKNIDGYRLSSFFYKDRDSKGGRLVMGPIWDYNLAYGNVNYCSGESYQGWVYNFSHVCPDDDFQAPFWWERLLTDKAFAAKVRTKYQSLRKTILTTDRINAYIDSTALVLGEARVRNFQRWPVIGIYVWPNYFIGKTYDEEVTYLKNWIRQRLIWMDSAILPFGTEILSSEPADTFSLTISPNPSASDVTVTYRLLRRADLRLSIIDASGRILHTLQWPAESPGNHQHILPAQLLPANPGTYLFQLDADGVPTRQKVIRF from the coding sequence ATGCGCACCAACTCTATCTGCCTAATCGTTGTCCTATTTCTTGCAACGGGTTCGTTGTTGGCTCAATCCTTCAGTTCGTCAGTGCTGCCCATTCTACTAATCAATACCAATGGGCAAACCATTCCGGACGAGCCCAAAATTGTAGCAGATCTGCAACTTATTGACAATGGTTCAGGCAAATTGAATAGCCTAACCGATAAACCAGCTTTCAGCAGCAAAATAGGCATTGAACTACGGGGAGCCACATCGCAGCAGTTCTTCCCCAAAAAACCTTATGGCTTCGAACTCCGCGACTCTACGGGCGAAAACTCGGTAAATGCTTCGCTTTTGGGCATGCCTTCAGAATCGGACTGGGTACTCAATGCAACCTACAACGACAAAACCCTGATCCGAGAAACGCTCACCTACGATCTGAATCGGCAGTTGAGCAGCTATTACACACCCCGCTACCGCTACTGCGAAGTGGTGTTGAATGGTAGTTATGCTGGCCTGTATATCCTTTTCGAGAAAATAAAGCGCGACAAAAACCGGATCAATATCAGCAACATAAAACCAACCGATGTGTCGGGCGATGCGCTGACGGGTGGTTATATTTTCAAGATCGACAAAACCGAAGGGTCCCCATCGCGCTCCTGGGTATCGGCCTATAAAGGTATAAAAGGACAGGCTATTCCTATTCAGATCGATCGACCCAAGCCCGACGATCTGGCCGAAGAACAGTTTCAATACGCCAAACGCTTCGTTACCGATTTCGAAAATGCGCTTCAGGGAAACAACTATCTGGACTCGGCAACCGGTTACCGAAAATACATCAACGACGACTCATTTGTAGATTATCTGCTGTTAACCGAAATCTGCAAGAACATTGATGGTTACCGGCTCAGTAGTTTTTTCTATAAAGACCGCGACTCGAAAGGGGGCAGGCTGGTGATGGGCCCCATCTGGGACTACAATCTGGCTTATGGCAATGTGAATTACTGTAGTGGCGAAAGCTACCAAGGCTGGGTATATAACTTTAGCCATGTTTGCCCCGACGATGATTTTCAGGCTCCATTCTGGTGGGAGCGCTTGCTAACCGATAAGGCGTTTGCTGCCAAAGTCCGCACAAAATACCAGTCCTTGCGGAAAACGATTTTAACAACCGATCGTATCAATGCCTATATCGACTCTACAGCCTTAGTACTGGGTGAAGCGCGCGTTCGCAATTTTCAGCGGTGGCCCGTTATCGGCATTTATGTATGGCCCAATTACTTCATCGGGAAAACCTACGACGAAGAGGTTACTTATTTAAAAAACTGGATACGCCAGCGTTTGATCTGGATGGACAGTGCTATTCTGCCTTTCGGAACCGAAATTCTCAGTAGCGAACCCGCCGATACCTTTTCGCTGACAATTAGCCCCAATCCGTCGGCCAGCGATGTTACGGTAACGTATCGCTTGCTGCGCCGAGCCGATCTGCGATTGTCGATTATAGACGCCAGCGGCCGGATTTTACATACACTTCAATGGCCCGCCGAATCGCCGGGAAACCATCAGCACATTCTGCCAGCTCAACTCTTGCCTGCCAACCCCGGAACCTACTTGTTTCAGCTCGACGCCGACGGCGTTCCTACCCGGCAAAAAGTTATACGGTTTTAG
- a CDS encoding mechanosensitive ion channel domain-containing protein, whose product MNTLHDFLNYELIKLKSYTLTVADICSAIFILVLAWTVMYLLKRYVLRLFYNRRNVAIGHQYAVNRLIKYIIYPLAIILSMQALGIQLSVVLAGTAALLVGIGLGLQQTVKDLLSGIILLIEGTVRVGDMVVVDDTIVMVKGIGLRTSEVETRDEIVKIVPNSKLVEETVINWSHNDRPTRFHVDIGVAYGSDLELVKTLLLQVASEHSAILLTPKPTVQFRDFGASSLDFKLFFYSYEFLRIEFVKSDLRFRLDELFRQHEITIPFPQQEVWFRNELRTSDPKTNPA is encoded by the coding sequence ATGAATACGTTACATGATTTTCTGAATTATGAGTTAATTAAGCTCAAATCCTATACCCTCACCGTAGCCGATATTTGTTCTGCCATTTTCATTCTAGTGCTGGCCTGGACAGTGATGTATTTATTGAAGCGCTATGTGCTTCGGTTGTTTTATAACCGTCGAAACGTGGCAATTGGGCACCAGTATGCCGTCAATCGACTGATCAAATACATTATTTATCCACTTGCCATCATTCTGTCGATGCAGGCATTGGGTATTCAACTGTCGGTGGTGCTGGCCGGTACGGCGGCTTTGCTGGTTGGTATTGGACTGGGGCTCCAGCAAACCGTTAAAGATCTGTTGTCGGGCATTATTCTGCTGATTGAAGGCACGGTTCGCGTAGGCGATATGGTCGTGGTCGACGATACGATTGTGATGGTGAAAGGAATTGGATTGCGAACGTCGGAAGTTGAAACCCGCGACGAGATTGTCAAGATTGTTCCGAACTCTAAACTGGTTGAGGAAACCGTTATTAACTGGTCGCATAACGATCGGCCCACACGGTTTCATGTCGATATTGGGGTGGCTTATGGAAGTGATCTCGAACTGGTTAAAACCCTGTTGCTACAAGTCGCCAGCGAACATTCGGCTATCCTCCTGACGCCCAAACCTACCGTTCAGTTTCGCGATTTTGGTGCGTCGTCGCTCGACTTTAAGCTCTTTTTCTACAGCTACGAATTTCTGCGAATTGAGTTTGTAAAAAGCGATCTCCGGTTTCGGCTCGATGAACTGTTCCGCCAGCATGAAATCACAATTCCATTTCCGCAGCAGGAAGTCTGGTTTCGGAACGAACTGCGAACCTCTGACCCAAAAACAAATCCGGCGTGA
- a CDS encoding universal stress protein — MENITINRILVPIDYSDTSTRALALAAAMSQRHNAVIRLLHIINPDQYVFSSGDGLSISLSSEEVIEAEVPKLHQWADEKLADLPVRYFVECRTGVISDRIADVARDFGADLIVMGAHGTSGIREYLMGSEAYRVLKVAPCPVLTVPGTFQNTDFQEILFPVRPVPGALDKYEYARRIIRKNKAHLTVLGLFDRHDAHETDPVTNAMSVLDRQLAEDSIDADILLAETDSVAKTVLRKSEDLHASLIIITATLDTPIRHFFVGPFARQIVNRAKVPVLSIQPEAPVIAHMQPTASRTLQSMIPSFNQFFPPVQLG, encoded by the coding sequence ATGGAAAATATAACCATAAATCGAATACTTGTTCCCATCGACTATAGCGATACATCGACTAGGGCGCTGGCTCTTGCAGCCGCTATGAGCCAGCGCCACAACGCCGTGATCCGGTTATTGCACATTATTAATCCCGATCAGTATGTGTTTTCGTCGGGCGATGGGTTAAGCATTTCCTTATCGAGCGAAGAAGTGATTGAGGCCGAAGTACCGAAACTTCACCAGTGGGCCGACGAAAAGCTGGCTGACCTGCCCGTGCGTTATTTTGTTGAATGCCGAACGGGCGTAATCAGCGACCGCATTGCCGATGTTGCCCGTGATTTTGGCGCCGATCTCATTGTGATGGGCGCTCACGGAACCTCCGGCATTCGGGAGTATTTGATGGGGTCGGAAGCCTACCGCGTTCTTAAAGTGGCACCGTGCCCTGTGCTGACCGTGCCAGGCACGTTTCAGAATACCGATTTTCAGGAAATTCTGTTTCCTGTGCGGCCAGTGCCGGGGGCACTGGACAAGTATGAATACGCTCGACGAATTATCCGCAAAAACAAGGCGCATCTGACCGTTCTGGGACTGTTTGACCGGCATGACGCTCATGAAACCGACCCCGTAACCAATGCTATGTCTGTTCTTGACCGGCAACTGGCAGAAGATTCTATCGACGCCGATATACTACTTGCCGAAACCGACTCTGTGGCCAAAACCGTGCTCCGAAAATCGGAAGATTTGCATGCCAGCCTCATTATCATTACGGCCACGCTGGATACGCCGATCCGGCACTTTTTTGTTGGTCCGTTTGCCCGCCAGATTGTAAATCGGGCCAAAGTTCCGGTGCTGTCGATTCAGCCCGAGGCACCCGTTATTGCCCATATGCAGCCCACTGCCAGCCGAACGCTCCAATCAATGATTCCTTCATTTAATCAATTTTTTCCGCCGGTTCAACTTGGCTGA
- a CDS encoding GNAT family N-acetyltransferase, with protein MSLIIRNLSINDYDQLKDTMVESYSAIGGQYWRKERIQKLLHLFPEGQFCIEVDGRVVAAALAIIVNRVDCGEQHTYEQVTGHYSFDTHDPAGSILYGIDVFVHPNFRGLRLGRRLYDARKNCCRRLNLRAIVAGGRIPAYCRYAEQLSPQHYIDKVIQKEIYDPTLSFQLANGFRVTCILTNYLKGDTESKEYATLLEWKNVGYKPTRAELKHKETGVKTDRLYGPLTISPSFAAA; from the coding sequence ATGAGTTTGATAATCAGAAATTTATCTATAAATGATTACGATCAGTTGAAAGATACGATGGTTGAATCTTATAGCGCTATTGGAGGGCAGTATTGGCGAAAAGAACGGATACAAAAGCTGCTTCACCTTTTCCCTGAAGGCCAGTTCTGTATTGAAGTCGATGGAAGAGTGGTAGCCGCAGCACTGGCCATTATTGTCAATAGGGTCGATTGTGGAGAACAGCACACCTATGAACAGGTTACGGGACACTATTCTTTCGACACGCACGACCCCGCAGGTAGTATTCTATATGGTATCGATGTTTTTGTACACCCCAACTTTCGGGGGCTGCGACTGGGGCGCCGGTTATATGATGCTCGTAAGAACTGCTGCCGACGTCTAAATCTGCGGGCTATTGTGGCTGGCGGACGAATTCCTGCCTATTGTCGTTATGCGGAACAACTTTCTCCTCAGCACTATATCGATAAAGTTATACAGAAAGAAATCTACGATCCTACACTCAGCTTTCAACTGGCCAATGGCTTTCGGGTGACGTGTATTCTGACCAATTACCTGAAAGGTGATACTGAATCGAAAGAATACGCGACACTTCTCGAATGGAAAAATGTTGGCTATAAACCAACCAGAGCGGAGCTAAAGCATAAGGAGACAGGCGTTAAAACTGACCGTCTGTATGGACCGTTGACCATTTCGCCTTCGTTTGCTGCGGCATAA
- a CDS encoding sterol desaturase family protein: protein MFLIPAFDFIGAPLLVLAFGVLVWLQWRWPLRRRHFRGLGRMVRNIGVAVPTFITLRLLLLPVPLLAANWAAQHTMGLIRWLLPQTSVWTWIGGALGVLAFDYAYYWWHYATHKVPFLWRFHNVHHTDLEMDASTAIRFHFGELLLGVLFRTAIVILVGISSWSAILYEIGFELAAEFHHSNWRLPKRVERLLNQVVVTPRMHGIHHSIVLDEFNSNWGTLFSWWDRLHGTHRMDIAQHELTLGVPAYRNEGELTFFQLLKMPFVAQREWRLPNGVQPLTRTHHHKAPPASGLKNQ, encoded by the coding sequence ATGTTCCTGATTCCTGCCTTCGACTTTATTGGAGCACCGCTGCTGGTTCTGGCCTTTGGGGTATTGGTATGGCTACAATGGCGATGGCCTTTACGACGTCGGCATTTTCGGGGCCTGGGCCGGATGGTGCGAAACATCGGCGTAGCTGTTCCCACGTTTATTACGCTCCGGTTGCTTTTATTGCCCGTGCCGTTGCTGGCTGCCAATTGGGCTGCTCAACATACTATGGGGCTTATTCGCTGGCTGCTTCCCCAAACTAGTGTTTGGACGTGGATTGGGGGAGCGCTGGGCGTGTTAGCTTTCGATTATGCCTATTACTGGTGGCACTACGCCACGCATAAAGTTCCATTCTTATGGCGGTTCCATAATGTGCATCATACCGATTTAGAGATGGATGCGTCGACTGCCATACGGTTTCATTTTGGCGAATTGCTCTTGGGCGTACTATTTCGGACTGCAATCGTGATTTTAGTTGGTATCAGTAGCTGGAGCGCTATTCTGTACGAAATTGGGTTTGAACTGGCCGCTGAGTTTCACCATTCAAACTGGCGATTGCCCAAACGGGTTGAACGATTATTGAACCAGGTTGTAGTGACACCCCGTATGCATGGAATCCATCATTCGATTGTGCTCGATGAGTTCAACTCCAATTGGGGTACACTTTTTTCGTGGTGGGATCGGCTGCATGGCACGCATCGTATGGATATTGCGCAACATGAGCTAACATTGGGTGTGCCGGCCTATCGCAACGAGGGAGAGCTTACGTTTTTTCAGTTGCTGAAAATGCCGTTTGTTGCACAGCGCGAATGGCGGCTGCCCAATGGAGTCCAACCCCTAACCCGAACGCACCACCATAAAGCTCCGCCTGCTTCCGGTCTGAAGAACCAGTAA